From the Leucobacter denitrificans genome, one window contains:
- a CDS encoding PP2C family protein-serine/threonine phosphatase codes for MANGYASAIGSHVGMVRSNNQDSGYAGDYLFLVADGMGGHAGGDVASALVTRDIARLDDAPGGLPQQSTELLRTSLLSANRMLRDTVGDHPELAGLGTTFVGFITVGDQLALAHIGDSRLYLLRDGHMLQVTKDHTFVQRLVDSGRITEEEAKFHPRRSVLMRVLGDVESSPEIDTDILDTQPGDLWLLCSDGLCGYVDDDEIERILRRRSSLQGAVDDLIDKSLAHGAPDNVTVVLVETTTAEEAAAIAAETAASAPAQPQRDTLEIAGHLFSVDEPGSVDQTVESVDGETTEIHRGPLNPRFVGSAANAPVLRDGEMTTGRNKLMGRRRIRRVPVVEESHFEPKVDEYLAELLAETRRSNRRRRIMWLVGVIAVLAAVGSALFFSYQWTQTRYFVGTDGETVVIFQGVNQSIGTFSLYSPAEDTGIPLEALDGLERRAIERTLSANSLGEAREIVVRLGGVQNAE; via the coding sequence GTGGCAAACGGATATGCGAGCGCTATTGGCTCACACGTCGGTATGGTCCGCTCGAATAACCAAGATTCGGGCTATGCCGGCGACTATCTGTTTCTCGTAGCAGACGGCATGGGCGGTCACGCTGGCGGCGACGTGGCCTCAGCTCTCGTCACTCGTGACATTGCTCGCCTAGACGATGCGCCGGGCGGCCTCCCGCAGCAATCAACTGAATTGCTGCGCACCTCGCTACTGTCTGCGAACCGCATGCTTCGAGACACGGTCGGCGATCACCCAGAACTGGCCGGGCTTGGCACCACATTTGTCGGGTTTATCACCGTCGGTGATCAGCTCGCCCTCGCCCACATTGGTGATTCACGGCTCTATCTTCTGCGCGACGGGCATATGCTTCAGGTCACGAAAGACCACACGTTTGTGCAGCGCCTCGTCGACAGTGGTCGCATCACCGAGGAAGAGGCGAAGTTTCACCCCCGGCGTTCGGTACTCATGCGGGTGTTGGGCGACGTCGAATCTTCTCCCGAGATCGATACCGACATTCTCGACACGCAGCCCGGTGACCTGTGGCTGCTCTGCTCTGACGGCCTATGCGGCTACGTTGACGACGATGAGATCGAGCGAATCTTGCGCCGCCGTTCGTCACTGCAGGGCGCGGTCGACGACCTCATCGATAAGAGCCTCGCTCACGGCGCACCCGACAATGTGACGGTTGTGCTGGTCGAGACGACGACAGCCGAAGAGGCCGCTGCAATTGCCGCAGAAACAGCGGCAAGCGCGCCGGCTCAGCCGCAGCGCGACACCCTCGAAATTGCGGGCCATCTCTTCTCGGTCGACGAGCCTGGGTCGGTGGACCAGACCGTCGAAAGCGTCGACGGTGAAACGACAGAGATCCACCGCGGCCCGCTAAACCCTCGATTCGTGGGTTCGGCCGCAAACGCACCGGTGCTTCGCGACGGCGAGATGACTACCGGCCGCAACAAGCTCATGGGTCGCAGGCGGATTCGCCGTGTACCCGTTGTCGAAGAGAGCCACTTCGAGCCAAAGGTCGACGAGTATCTCGCAGAACTGCTCGCCGAGACCCGCCGCAGCAACCGCCGCCGCCGCATCATGTGGCTCGTCGGGGTTATTGCGGTGCTCGCAGCTGTTGGCAGTGCACTGTTCTTTAGCTATCAGTGGACGCAAACGCGCTACTTCGTTGGCACCGACGGCGAGACCGTCGTGATTTTCCAGGGCGTGAATCAGTCGATCGGCACGTTCTCGCTGTACTCACCGGCCGAGGACACCGGAATTCCACTCGAGGCACTCGACGGACTCGAGCGTCGCGCCATCGAACGCACACTCAGCGCGAACTCCCTCGGGGAGGCTCGCGAGATCGTGGTGCGCCTCGGAGGTGTGCAAAATGCCGAATAG
- a CDS encoding acyl-CoA thioesterase, translating into MSVTTAAFLEAVALTECSVDRVNRAFLAVPQPVPWPKAYGGDLVAQSAAAAIRTVSDDRVLHSLHGTFLRGVETEEPVQYEVEDLRDGRGYSTRHIRGYQHGRLAFMSTASFHVPEQFVALGPTMPSVPHPESLPSSAEVLESETGEAAEYWSHGRSFDMRHVPGPVYIDIDGGRVPHQAVWVKAFTQLPDDATIHRLAIAYVCDYTILEPILRVLGLPWSSPGLVTASLDHAMWFHSSARADQWLLYAQECAGISEGRGLGIGRFFTQAGALVATVAQEGMIRPGQT; encoded by the coding sequence ATGAGCGTCACTACCGCTGCATTTCTTGAGGCGGTCGCACTCACCGAGTGCAGTGTGGATCGGGTGAACCGGGCATTTCTTGCTGTGCCGCAACCCGTGCCGTGGCCAAAAGCATACGGTGGCGATTTGGTTGCACAGAGTGCAGCCGCAGCGATCCGCACTGTTTCTGACGACAGAGTGTTGCACTCGCTCCACGGAACGTTTCTGAGGGGTGTCGAGACCGAGGAACCAGTTCAGTACGAGGTTGAAGACCTACGAGATGGGCGTGGTTACTCAACTCGGCACATTCGTGGGTATCAGCATGGGCGTCTCGCGTTTATGAGCACCGCCTCTTTCCATGTGCCTGAACAGTTCGTGGCCCTCGGTCCGACAATGCCCAGTGTTCCCCATCCCGAGTCCCTTCCGAGTTCAGCCGAAGTGCTCGAAAGCGAGACGGGTGAAGCAGCGGAATACTGGTCACACGGTCGAAGCTTTGACATGCGCCATGTTCCTGGGCCCGTCTATATCGATATCGACGGCGGGCGGGTGCCACACCAGGCAGTTTGGGTGAAAGCGTTTACGCAGCTTCCTGATGATGCGACTATTCACCGCCTCGCGATTGCATATGTCTGTGACTACACAATCCTTGAACCCATTCTGCGGGTACTTGGATTGCCGTGGTCCAGTCCGGGCCTTGTCACGGCGAGCCTCGATCATGCGATGTGGTTCCATTCAAGCGCCCGTGCTGATCAATGGTTGCTCTATGCGCAGGAATGTGCGGGCATCAGTGAGGGTCGTGGCCTCGGAATCGGTCGATTCTTTACGCAAGCGGGTGCGCTCGTCGCAACTGTTGCGCAAGAAGGCATGATCCGGCCGGGCCAAACTTAA
- a CDS encoding FHA domain-containing protein FhaB/FipA, whose amino-acid sequence MSELTLLILRVGFLLLLWFFIFAIVYALKSDLFGAPVRKLRSDGSQPPQAAASPQANQTQMQQPPAITPSGGALPTAGASGTARTLVITSGVASGTSIPLDDDFVSIGRSSDSTLVIVDEYTSTYHARLAKSGSEWILTDLDSTNGTKLAGESVHKPVRVPLYTPVTIGKTTFELRP is encoded by the coding sequence GTGAGCGAACTCACGCTACTCATCCTTCGTGTCGGCTTCTTGCTGCTGCTGTGGTTCTTCATCTTTGCAATTGTGTACGCGCTCAAGAGCGACCTGTTTGGGGCTCCAGTTCGCAAGTTGCGCAGTGACGGCTCGCAGCCACCGCAGGCGGCCGCATCACCCCAAGCAAACCAGACGCAGATGCAGCAACCACCAGCGATCACGCCCTCGGGCGGCGCGCTTCCAACGGCGGGAGCCTCAGGCACAGCGCGCACTTTGGTCATCACCTCAGGTGTCGCCTCAGGCACATCGATCCCACTCGATGATGATTTCGTTTCGATCGGCCGCAGTTCAGACTCAACACTCGTCATTGTCGACGAGTACACCTCGACCTATCACGCACGCCTTGCAAAGAGCGGCAGTGAATGGATCCTCACAGACCTCGACTCCACGAACGGCACCAAGCTCGCGGGCGAATCGGTGCACAAGCCAGTTCGGGTTCCGCTCTACACCCCGGTGACCATCGGCAAGACCACCTTTGAGTTGAGGCCGTAA
- a CDS encoding cupin domain-containing protein: MGHENLRWDKVPQVTRGGEEDKRTLSSGDCIRVSGVGHEHTDATKIWFGHVSNEPGYRSLPHHHAEAETGGYVLRGHGRIYYGEGFQQWVDMKAGDWVFVPPFMPHVEANMSVTEELVWLTARTPDNLVVDLPDVDDSKLEGYRRA, encoded by the coding sequence ATGGGACACGAAAATCTGCGCTGGGATAAGGTTCCGCAGGTTACTCGAGGCGGCGAAGAAGACAAAAGAACGCTTTCATCGGGTGACTGCATTCGAGTCTCGGGCGTCGGCCATGAGCACACTGATGCCACAAAGATCTGGTTCGGTCATGTGTCAAATGAGCCGGGCTACCGTTCGCTGCCTCACCACCACGCAGAAGCCGAAACTGGTGGTTACGTGCTGCGAGGTCACGGTCGCATCTATTACGGCGAAGGTTTTCAACAGTGGGTCGACATGAAGGCGGGCGACTGGGTATTTGTTCCACCGTTCATGCCCCACGTTGAAGCCAACATGTCTGTAACCGAAGAGCTCGTGTGGTTGACGGCCCGCACTCCAGACAACCTCGTGGTCGACCTTCCAGACGTAGATGACTCAAAACTTGAAGGCTACCGCCGCGCATGA
- a CDS encoding PaaX family transcriptional regulator, translating to MQQGVENGDAPRPQHLIITLFAIYARPREGVLSIAEIIALMTALGVDSSAVRSSVSRLKRRGLLQSTQKDGAAAYRLSDELVEVFRAGDQRIFHQQRATLDDPWLLASFTVPEKERPVRHQLRTTLARLGFGQVSGGLWIAPGLLASETKTALENAGLEKYVELFLGNRISNDPLAEAIRSWWDLPTIEAHYREFISAFEQVVDLDFAAEETFATYMHAMTQWRRLPYLDPGIPAELLPEDWAGFRAEAVFSRLRNRLAGTAEGYVSATLAAA from the coding sequence ATGCAACAGGGGGTAGAGAACGGTGATGCTCCGCGGCCCCAGCATCTCATCATTACCCTCTTCGCCATTTACGCCAGGCCACGAGAGGGCGTGCTCTCTATCGCTGAGATCATTGCGCTCATGACGGCACTCGGAGTCGACAGCTCGGCCGTTCGCTCCTCGGTGTCTCGGCTCAAGCGTCGCGGGCTCCTGCAGAGCACGCAGAAAGACGGCGCAGCGGCATACCGACTATCTGATGAGCTCGTAGAGGTCTTTCGCGCTGGCGACCAGCGCATTTTCCACCAGCAGCGCGCCACGCTCGATGACCCTTGGCTTCTCGCTTCGTTCACGGTCCCCGAGAAGGAACGGCCCGTTCGGCACCAGCTTCGCACGACACTCGCGCGCCTCGGGTTCGGTCAGGTCAGCGGCGGCCTGTGGATCGCTCCTGGCTTACTCGCGTCAGAAACGAAGACCGCACTAGAGAACGCAGGTCTCGAGAAGTACGTGGAGCTCTTTCTCGGTAACCGAATTTCAAATGATCCACTCGCCGAGGCGATTCGCTCGTGGTGGGATCTGCCGACCATCGAAGCCCACTACCGCGAGTTCATTTCGGCGTTTGAGCAAGTTGTGGATCTAGACTTCGCTGCAGAGGAGACATTCGCGACGTATATGCACGCGATGACGCAGTGGCGAAGGCTTCCGTACCTTGATCCTGGAATTCCCGCCGAGCTACTTCCCGAAGACTGGGCTGGTTTTCGCGCTGAGGCAGTGTTCTCACGGCTGCGCAATCGATTAGCTGGCACCGCGGAAGGGTACGTTTCAGCAACGCTCGCTGCTGCCTAA
- a CDS encoding DUF1801 domain-containing protein yields the protein MAVKQPAMSPSEMPVDEVLDRATGQRRAEAEELLELHAKITGEKPVVWAGRIIGFGEVEYKYETGHSGRMPLLAFAPGASKHTIYLVNDFAEKWPELMASLGKHRASKVCLYLTRLTGVDRNALRALLEHSLEETRAQWQQN from the coding sequence ATGGCAGTAAAACAACCCGCGATGTCTCCCTCTGAGATGCCGGTCGACGAGGTACTTGACCGCGCTACCGGGCAGAGACGCGCAGAGGCCGAGGAATTGCTCGAACTCCACGCCAAAATCACCGGTGAGAAGCCGGTCGTTTGGGCCGGCCGAATCATTGGTTTTGGTGAGGTCGAGTACAAGTACGAAACAGGTCACAGCGGCCGCATGCCGCTCCTCGCGTTCGCACCGGGTGCATCGAAGCACACCATTTACTTAGTGAACGACTTCGCAGAAAAGTGGCCTGAACTGATGGCGAGTCTCGGCAAGCACCGTGCAAGCAAGGTTTGTCTCTATCTCACGCGGCTCACGGGTGTGGATCGCAACGCACTTCGTGCATTGCTCGAGCACTCTCTCGAAGAGACTCGCGCCCAGTGGCAGCAAAACTGA
- a CDS encoding FtsW/RodA/SpoVE family cell cycle protein — protein sequence MPNRSKSEARSFEKTRTSETVLHRITAIRAPRKLRSLETFLLIFSLGVGVAAVVIIDLTVHGEIGTALLPTGIPFVVAVFALHVLVRRIAPDADPLIMPIAVMLNSIGVAMIYRIDLSNNLSGWGAVSVRQLLWSTVAIVAAAIVLYVIKSHLVLFRYTYLFGLGALILLLLPMLPFIGAELNGARVWIHIGEFSFQPGEIAKIFLAIFFAGYLVRNRDALSMVGKKFAGIRFPRGRDLGPLLAFWLIAMAVLVFQRDLGTSLLYFGLFLSMLYLATGRIGWIVLGVGLFLVGGIAASQTLSYVNRRFENWLHPFNDPTNTGYQMVQGLFGMANGGMTGTGLGQGYPADTPVAESDYIIAALGEELGLIGLFVILAAYLLLVGRALRIGFAGQDDFGKLLASGLGFAIALQVFIVVGGITRVIPLTGLTAPFLAAGGSSLVSNWIIVVLLLLLSNSVRNRPKLVIRS from the coding sequence ATGCCGAATAGGTCAAAGAGCGAGGCGCGTTCATTCGAGAAAACTCGCACGAGCGAGACGGTGCTGCATCGCATTACCGCGATCCGCGCACCGCGAAAATTGCGCTCACTCGAGACGTTCCTTCTCATATTTTCCCTCGGCGTTGGCGTAGCCGCTGTCGTCATCATTGATCTCACGGTGCACGGTGAGATCGGCACCGCGCTTCTCCCAACCGGCATTCCGTTCGTTGTCGCGGTGTTCGCGCTTCACGTGCTCGTGCGCCGCATCGCACCCGACGCCGATCCACTCATCATGCCGATCGCGGTCATGCTGAACTCGATCGGTGTCGCGATGATTTACCGCATCGACCTCTCGAACAACCTCAGCGGGTGGGGCGCGGTCTCCGTGCGCCAGCTCCTGTGGTCGACCGTCGCCATTGTCGCGGCCGCAATCGTGCTCTACGTCATCAAGAGCCACCTTGTGCTGTTCCGTTACACCTACCTCTTCGGACTCGGCGCACTCATACTGCTGTTGCTTCCGATGCTGCCGTTCATCGGCGCCGAATTGAATGGTGCGCGGGTGTGGATCCACATAGGTGAGTTCTCATTCCAGCCCGGTGAAATCGCGAAGATATTCCTCGCGATTTTCTTCGCTGGCTACCTCGTGCGTAACCGCGACGCGCTCTCGATGGTGGGCAAGAAGTTTGCGGGCATTCGCTTCCCGCGGGGTCGCGATCTCGGTCCACTACTCGCGTTCTGGCTCATCGCCATGGCGGTGCTCGTATTCCAGCGCGACCTCGGCACCTCGCTCCTGTACTTCGGTCTCTTTCTGTCGATGTTGTACCTTGCGACGGGCCGCATTGGGTGGATCGTGCTTGGCGTCGGCCTGTTCCTCGTCGGCGGCATCGCCGCAAGCCAGACCCTCAGCTACGTCAATCGCCGCTTCGAGAACTGGCTTCACCCGTTCAATGACCCAACTAACACCGGATATCAGATGGTGCAGGGGCTCTTCGGCATGGCCAACGGTGGCATGACCGGCACGGGTCTGGGCCAGGGATACCCGGCAGATACTCCCGTTGCCGAGAGCGACTACATCATTGCCGCGCTCGGCGAAGAGCTCGGGCTGATTGGCCTCTTCGTGATCCTCGCGGCCTACCTGCTGCTCGTCGGCCGCGCGCTGCGCATTGGGTTCGCGGGTCAAGATGACTTCGGCAAGCTGCTCGCTTCGGGCCTCGGCTTCGCAATCGCGCTTCAGGTGTTTATCGTTGTCGGTGGCATCACCCGCGTTATCCCACTCACGGGCCTGACCGCCCCCTTCCTCGCGGCGGGTGGATCCTCACTGGTCTCGAACTGGATCATCGTCGTGCTGCTGCTCTTGCTTTCCAATTCGGTGCGCAACCGGCCAAAGCTGGTGATTCGCTCATGA
- a CDS encoding FhaA domain-containing protein — MGILDKVERSLERAVNGAFARTFRSGVQPVEIGSALKRELDIGAVVVDRDRVLAPNRFVVRVSPQDADRLLKIADTLEAELRGIVQKHAARQSYQLLGDADVEIRSDDSLTAGILQVDATRVEGRVNWVAAIDVDGVRHELRTGVTVVGRGSDCGIRITDNAASRKHLEIVWDGKSGLARDLGSTNGSKIEGQRFREAKLEAGTVITIGQTALRFGLVPGRAAAPRQNAPSASQSRSGTGIDQDFWGGL; from the coding sequence ATGGGAATTCTCGACAAGGTCGAGCGCTCGCTAGAGCGTGCCGTAAACGGTGCTTTCGCACGCACTTTCCGCTCGGGTGTACAGCCGGTTGAGATCGGGTCGGCGCTCAAGCGCGAGCTCGACATCGGTGCCGTGGTGGTGGATCGCGATCGCGTGCTCGCACCCAACCGGTTCGTCGTGCGTGTGTCTCCTCAAGATGCAGACAGGCTGCTCAAAATTGCAGACACACTCGAGGCCGAGCTCCGCGGAATCGTGCAGAAGCACGCTGCACGCCAGAGCTACCAATTACTGGGTGACGCAGATGTTGAGATCCGCTCTGACGACTCACTTACCGCAGGCATACTGCAGGTAGACGCAACTCGCGTCGAGGGGCGCGTGAACTGGGTCGCTGCCATTGATGTCGACGGCGTTCGTCACGAATTGCGTACTGGCGTCACTGTCGTTGGGCGCGGTTCTGACTGCGGGATCCGCATTACCGACAACGCCGCCTCGCGTAAGCATCTCGAGATTGTGTGGGATGGCAAGTCAGGTCTCGCGCGCGATCTCGGGTCAACGAACGGCTCGAAGATCGAGGGTCAGCGCTTCCGCGAAGCAAAACTCGAGGCCGGAACAGTCATCACAATCGGCCAGACTGCGCTACGCTTTGGGCTGGTGCCCGGCAGAGCTGCGGCACCGAGGCAGAACGCCCCGTCGGCTTCCCAGTCGCGGAGCGGCACCGGTATCGATCAGGATTTCTGGGGGGGTCTGTGA
- a CDS encoding AMP-binding protein → MELSPSGHLDGYARSVLPPHDQWPQLEFTLPELQYPQQLNAAAELIDRAVEQFGAERNAILLPGGGHWTYGELQRRANQFARVLTEDHGVVPGNRVLLRMNNSPWAVAFWLGTLKAGGIVATTMVAWKSHEFEQLLRKVRPTVAIVDHDALQDISEVLEDHVPVNDILIFGGESNPLVHACASKPDTFTAVETASDDVALMSATSGTTGEAKVTMHFHRDILANADTFAKHTLQLSPTDVSASTAPLAFTFGLGGLVVFPLRTGGASVLMDRSGPIQLAQLIDELGITVLYTAPTGYRTLIKEGYGDQLSRLRVGVSAGEHLPEQTFRAVEQASGLRLVNGIGATEMLHVFISASGDDIRPGTTGRAVPGYRATILDDDGNELPPGEVGRLAVIGPTGCRYLSDARQSNYVSNGWNVTGDTYVMDEDGYFAFQARTDSVIVTAGYNVGAPEVEDVINLHADVLECAVVGRPDPDKGTIVNAFVVPRDGAAASDELRKSIIDHVKSRLAVYKCPRRIDFVEELPRNPSGKIQHFKLRERAAAESLAVPTL, encoded by the coding sequence ATGGAGCTTTCCCCCAGCGGTCATCTAGACGGTTATGCGCGATCAGTGCTGCCGCCTCATGACCAATGGCCGCAACTTGAATTCACACTGCCAGAGCTGCAGTATCCGCAACAGCTGAACGCAGCAGCAGAACTGATTGACCGTGCAGTCGAGCAGTTTGGAGCCGAGCGAAACGCGATATTGCTACCGGGTGGTGGACACTGGACGTACGGTGAACTCCAGCGTCGCGCGAATCAGTTCGCACGAGTGCTGACCGAAGACCACGGAGTCGTGCCGGGCAATCGTGTGTTGCTTCGCATGAATAACAGCCCATGGGCTGTTGCTTTTTGGCTCGGAACACTGAAGGCCGGCGGCATCGTAGCTACCACCATGGTGGCCTGGAAGTCGCACGAGTTTGAACAATTGCTTCGCAAAGTGCGCCCAACCGTAGCAATTGTTGATCACGATGCTCTGCAAGACATCTCGGAGGTGCTCGAAGATCATGTGCCGGTAAACGACATTCTGATTTTTGGTGGTGAATCAAACCCATTGGTTCATGCGTGTGCCTCCAAACCTGACACCTTTACCGCCGTCGAAACCGCGTCCGATGACGTCGCGCTCATGAGTGCAACGTCGGGCACAACCGGTGAAGCCAAAGTCACTATGCACTTCCATCGCGACATATTGGCGAACGCCGACACCTTCGCAAAGCACACGCTTCAGCTTTCACCCACTGATGTGAGTGCGAGCACGGCGCCGCTGGCCTTCACGTTTGGTTTGGGTGGACTCGTCGTCTTCCCGTTGCGCACTGGCGGTGCGAGTGTGCTCATGGATCGCAGTGGGCCAATCCAACTGGCCCAGCTTATAGATGAACTCGGTATTACCGTGCTGTATACAGCACCTACAGGGTACAGAACGCTGATCAAAGAGGGGTATGGCGACCAGTTGAGCCGTCTGCGAGTCGGTGTTTCGGCGGGTGAGCATCTTCCTGAGCAAACCTTCCGTGCAGTTGAGCAGGCCAGTGGGCTGCGGCTCGTGAACGGCATCGGTGCGACGGAAATGCTCCATGTCTTCATTTCTGCCTCGGGAGACGATATCCGACCGGGTACAACAGGACGCGCTGTTCCCGGGTACCGGGCGACGATTCTCGATGACGATGGCAACGAGCTTCCGCCTGGCGAGGTGGGGCGTCTTGCCGTGATCGGCCCCACCGGCTGTCGCTACTTGAGCGATGCACGACAGTCAAACTATGTAAGTAACGGGTGGAACGTCACAGGCGATACCTATGTCATGGATGAGGATGGTTATTTCGCGTTTCAAGCGCGCACTGACTCCGTAATCGTTACTGCCGGTTATAACGTTGGCGCCCCAGAGGTCGAAGACGTGATCAACCTGCACGCCGACGTGCTCGAGTGCGCTGTGGTTGGTCGCCCTGATCCAGACAAGGGAACAATCGTCAACGCATTCGTCGTACCGCGAGACGGCGCGGCGGCCAGCGACGAACTGAGGAAATCAATCATCGATCACGTGAAGTCACGACTTGCTGTCTACAAGTGCCCGAGACGTATTGATTTCGTAGAAGAACTTCCGAGAAACCCAAGCGGCAAAATTCAACATTTCAAGTTGCGTGAGCGCGCAGCTGCGGAATCCCTTGCCGTCCCAACACTT